A window of Trichomycterus rosablanca isolate fTriRos1 chromosome 5, fTriRos1.hap1, whole genome shotgun sequence contains these coding sequences:
- the wnt8b gene encoding protein Wnt-8b, which translates to MFIHLDVYYYTFILMFHMKSCCSWSVNNFLMTGPKAYLIYSSSVAAGAQSGIEECKYQFAWERWNCPERALQLSTHSSLRSATRETAFVHAISSAGVMYTLTRNCSLGDFDNCGCDDTRNGQRGGQGWLWGGCSDNVGFGEVISKQFVDALETGQDARAAMNLHNNEAGRKAVKGTMQRTCKCHGVSGSCTTQTCWLQLPEFREVGNYLKEKYQRAIKVDLLRGAGNSAASRGAIAETFSSISRKELVHLEDSPDYCVENRTLGLPGTEGRECLKKGKNLNKWEKRSCKRLCSDCGLAVEERRAENISSCNCKFHWCCAVKCEQCRKTVTKYYCVRAKQIKNDSASRRKNLRLRKKH; encoded by the exons GCTTACCTGATCTATTCCAGCAGTGTGGCTGCAGGTGCTCAGAGTGGGATTGAGGAATGCAAGTATCAGTTTGCCTGGGAGCGCTGGAACTGTCCAGAACGAGCCCTCCAACTTTCCACCCACAGCAGCCTCAGAAGTG CAACACGGGAGACAGCATTTGTTCATGCAATTAGTTCTGCTGGGGTTATGTATACTCTTACAAGGAACTGCAGTCTGGGGGACTTTGATAATTGTGGCTGTGATGATACCAGGAATGGTCAACGAG GAGGTCAGGGCTGGCTATGGGGAGGCTGCAGTGATAATGTGGGCTTTGGTGAGGTCATCTCCAAACAGTTTGTGGACGCATTAGAAACTGGGCAAGATGCACGCGCTGCCATGAACCTGCACAACAATGAAGCCGGACGCAAG GCTGTAAAAGGAACTATGCAGAGGACATGTAAATGCCATGGTGTATCGGGCAGCTGCACCACTCAGACATGCTGGCTGCAGTTGCCCGAGTTTCGCGAAGTGGGCAACTACCTAAAAGAGAAGTACCAACGAGCCATCAAGGTGGACCTCCTGCGTGGAGCGGGCAACAGTGCGGCCAGCCGTGGCGCCATTGCAGAGACTTTCAGCTCCATATCTCGGAAGGAGTTGGTGCATCTGGAGGATTCACCTGACTACTGTGTTGAAAACCGTACGCTAGGTTTGCCAGGCACAGAAGGTCGCGAATGCTTAAAGAAGGGCAAAAATCTGAATAAGTGGGAGAAACGTAGCTGCAAAAGGCTGTGCAGTGATTGTGGCCTGGCTGTGGAGGAACGCAGGGCAGAAAATATATCCAGCTGCAACTGCAAGTTTCACTGGTGCTGTGCGGTAAAATGTGAGCAGTGTCGAAAGACCGTCACCAAGTATTACTGTGTGAGAGCCAAGCAGATTAAGAACGACAGTGCAAGTCGGAGGAAAAACCTACGCTTAAGGAAGAAGCACTAA